Below is a genomic region from bacterium.
TGCGTCCTAACTCGGCCGCCTACCACGTACGGCGTCAGAGCGCCCAGTACAGACCGGCGATCCGCCGCACCTCCCGCGCGCGCTCGCGCGCGACCGAGAAGGGCGCCTCCCGCAGCTCCGCTTCCGGCTCCCGCAGCTCTGACGCCACGCCGGTCAGGCCCGAGAGCGATGCCGCCACCGAGTACGACAGCCCGTCGAGATCGTAGCCCCCTTCGAGCACCGCCGCGATCGGAATCGTCCCCGCGGCCTCGCGCACCTGCGCCGCCAGCCGGCCGAAGCCGGCGGCGGTGAGCAGCATGCCGCCGAGCGGGTCGGCGTGGTGTGCGTCGAAGCCGGCCGAGATCAGCACCAGTCCCGGGGCGACGGCGCGGAGCAACGGCAGCACGACTTCCTCCCAGAGGTACGCGTACCCGCCGTCGCCGATCCCGGCCGGCAGCGGGATGTTCACCGTGGCCCCTTCGCCGGGACCCTCGCCCGTCTCCGCGACGGCTCCCGTGCCCGGGTACCAGTCCTCCTGATGGAGCGAACAGAAGACGACGCGCGGATCGTGGTAGAACGCCTCCTGCGTCCCGTTGCCGTGGTGCACGTCCCAGTCCAGGATGAAGACGCGCGTGAGGCCGTGCCGGTCGATCGCGTGACGCGCCGCGAGCGCCACGTTGTTGAACAGGCAGAAGCCCATGCCGGCGTTGGGCCGGGCGTGGTGTCCCGGGGGACGAACGAGCGCCATCGCGACGGGCGCCTCGCCCCGGAGCA
It encodes:
- a CDS encoding histone deacetylase; amino-acid sequence: MTPGADAVLGVLVVHPDYRRHLTSPGHPERPARLQAIESRLQRTPLWDMLPRRTPEPVIDDVLASVHTRSYIARVRDLAASGGGALDPDTPVSPPSYAVARLAAGGALDAVDAVLRGEAPVAMALVRPPGHHARPNAGMGFCLFNNVALAARHAIDRHGLTRVFILDWDVHHGNGTQEAFYHDPRVVFCSLHQEDWYPGTGAVAETGEGPGEGATVNIPLPAGIGDGGYAYLWEEVVLPLLRAVAPGLVLISAGFDAHHADPLGGMLLTAAGFGRLAAQVREAAGTIPIAAVLEGGYDLDGLSYSVAASLSGLTGVASELREPEAELREAPFSVARERAREVRRIAGLYWAL